One window of the Candidatus Polarisedimenticolia bacterium genome contains the following:
- a CDS encoding TonB-dependent receptor produces MTPRRLLLSIGIAVLAGSSSFPRAAPTEAPRYAQRPLSEVLEDLRTRGLHLIYSSDLVRPEMIVRSEPEAGEPRVILERLLAPFGLASADGPGGTVLIVPAGDPAPPPSGVSGIVRAQGDGRPVREAQILVAGTEVRGASGEDGAFGLLQVPPGRYTLEVKAPGLPRQRFPDIAVLPGKVTEIRLDLALLATLRERIQVESGPAPPGGDQPETRRSLNHEDLQRKSRLGDDVQRALAGSPGMVTADKSAALGVRGGDPSETLVLLDGLEIDEPVHLRDFLGFSSIIDARAVARADFLAGGFTAEYGDHFSGIVDLTTVDRDNADRTLASTSLIDSALLTGGPFRDAEGGWLVSGRTWYPDSVLDIVDPGGEDISPTYQDVLAKFDLHGKGGSQLGGDVLATLESVDFASDPGDDRVTSRNASQYAWLHFDSPWTDRLYSSTLIFYGRVGRSRAGRTTVAETGMAQVRDERLFSSQGLRQEWILQTSPRSSLKWGTGAKWMSADYEYSSHSEGIASLFGGASPAADRSMILSPSGASYDAFLTHRVQWTPALTVETGVRWDAQTLQGEHQISPRLNLLFAPGERNAVRAAWGRYSQSQTVSQLPVEEGESEFRGAEHGEHRLVGFDHFFRNGLALSVQAYSKAMRDVRPRYENLLNPIQIFPEVQPDRIRLAPSRARAQGVELLLAAERGRSFSWSASYALASAEDEIDGRWVPRSWDQRQAFNFSLSYRRGDSWSLDLGGAYHSGWPTTSVAATSATAPDGSVTIVPVLGRRNAARFPAYQRLDLKAGKKFHLDRSTLTAFVEVTNLTGRDNVCCVESFGFTPQADGTVQVDRREGFWLRQLPVAGLIWEFGR; encoded by the coding sequence TTGACCCCCAGGCGGCTGCTCCTGTCGATCGGGATCGCCGTGCTCGCCGGAAGCAGCTCCTTCCCGCGGGCCGCTCCCACGGAGGCGCCGAGGTACGCGCAACGCCCGCTCTCGGAAGTGCTTGAAGACCTGCGAACCCGGGGCCTTCACCTCATCTACAGCAGCGATCTCGTTCGGCCGGAGATGATCGTCCGATCGGAGCCGGAGGCGGGAGAGCCGCGCGTCATTCTCGAGCGTCTTTTGGCGCCCTTCGGGCTTGCCTCGGCCGACGGTCCCGGCGGGACGGTCCTCATCGTGCCGGCCGGAGATCCGGCCCCACCTCCAAGCGGCGTCTCCGGGATCGTCCGGGCGCAAGGCGATGGACGGCCCGTCCGGGAAGCGCAGATTCTCGTGGCCGGAACGGAGGTGCGCGGCGCCTCGGGCGAGGACGGCGCCTTCGGGCTTCTGCAAGTTCCTCCGGGCCGGTACACGCTGGAAGTGAAGGCGCCGGGATTGCCGAGGCAGCGCTTCCCGGACATTGCGGTCCTGCCGGGGAAAGTCACCGAGATCCGCCTCGACCTGGCCCTGCTCGCCACGCTGCGTGAGCGCATCCAGGTCGAGTCGGGGCCGGCGCCACCCGGCGGGGATCAGCCCGAGACGCGCCGCTCCCTGAACCATGAGGATCTTCAGCGCAAGTCCCGTCTGGGGGACGACGTCCAGCGCGCCCTCGCCGGCTCCCCCGGGATGGTGACAGCCGACAAATCGGCCGCGCTCGGAGTGCGGGGCGGCGATCCGAGCGAGACCCTGGTGCTGCTGGATGGGCTGGAGATCGACGAGCCGGTCCACCTCCGGGACTTCCTGGGCTTTTCGAGCATCATCGACGCCCGGGCCGTCGCCAGGGCGGACTTTCTGGCCGGGGGCTTCACGGCGGAGTACGGCGATCACTTCAGCGGAATCGTCGATCTCACCACCGTCGATCGCGACAACGCCGATCGGACGCTGGCGAGCACAAGCCTGATCGATTCCGCCCTCCTGACCGGCGGCCCCTTCCGCGACGCCGAGGGAGGGTGGCTCGTCTCCGGCCGGACCTGGTACCCCGACTCCGTCCTCGACATCGTCGATCCGGGCGGGGAGGACATCAGCCCCACCTATCAAGACGTGCTCGCCAAGTTCGATCTTCACGGCAAGGGCGGCTCGCAGCTCGGCGGCGACGTCCTGGCAACGCTTGAGAGCGTCGATTTCGCGAGCGATCCGGGCGATGACAGGGTCACCTCCCGGAACGCCAGCCAGTACGCCTGGCTCCACTTCGACTCGCCCTGGACGGATCGACTCTACTCCAGCACCCTCATCTTCTATGGCCGGGTCGGACGAAGCCGAGCGGGCCGGACGACCGTGGCCGAAACGGGAATGGCGCAGGTCCGAGACGAACGCCTGTTCTCGTCCCAAGGCCTCCGCCAGGAATGGATCCTCCAGACCTCCCCGCGAAGCTCCCTGAAATGGGGGACGGGCGCGAAGTGGATGAGCGCGGATTACGAATACTCCAGCCATTCCGAAGGGATCGCTTCCCTGTTCGGAGGCGCCTCGCCGGCGGCCGATCGCTCGATGATCCTCTCTCCTTCCGGAGCGAGCTACGACGCGTTCCTCACCCATCGAGTGCAATGGACTCCCGCCCTCACCGTCGAGACGGGCGTCCGCTGGGACGCGCAGACTCTGCAGGGAGAGCATCAGATCAGTCCGCGCCTGAACCTCCTGTTCGCGCCGGGCGAGCGGAACGCCGTGCGCGCCGCCTGGGGACGGTACTCGCAATCGCAAACGGTGAGCCAGCTGCCGGTCGAGGAAGGCGAGAGCGAATTCCGCGGGGCGGAGCATGGCGAGCACCGCCTGGTGGGGTTCGACCATTTCTTCCGAAACGGCCTGGCCTTGAGCGTGCAGGCCTATTCGAAGGCGATGCGGGACGTGCGCCCGCGCTATGAGAACCTGCTCAATCCGATTCAGATCTTCCCGGAAGTCCAGCCCGATCGGATCCGGCTGGCGCCGAGCCGCGCCCGCGCCCAAGGGGTCGAGCTGCTGCTCGCCGCGGAGCGGGGCCGATCTTTCTCCTGGTCGGCGAGTTACGCGCTGGCCTCGGCCGAGGACGAGATCGACGGCCGCTGGGTTCCCCGCAGCTGGGATCAGCGGCAGGCCTTCAATTTCAGCCTGAGCTATCGCCGCGGCGATTCCTGGAGCCTCGACCTGGGAGGAGCCTATCACTCCGGCTGGCCCACCACTTCAGTCGCCGCCACAAGCGCGACGGCGCCGGACGGCTCGGTCACGATCGTGCCGGTTCTGGGCCGCCGCAACGCGGCGCGGTTCCCCGCTTATCAACGTCTGGACCTGAAAGCCGGCAAGAAATTCCACCTGGATCGCTCGACGCTCACCGCCTTCGTCGAGGTGACCAATCTCACCGGGCGCGACAACGTCTGCTGCGTCGAGAGCTTTGGATTCACCCCGCAAGCCGATGGAACCGTTCAGGTCGACCGCCGGGAAGGCTTCTGGCTCAGACAGCTTCCGGTCGCCGGCCTGATCTGGGAATTCGGCCGCTAG
- a CDS encoding DUF2127 domain-containing protein produces MPTRKRKIPPTKSRRDKPAAGLYTIIAVKLLKSLLLFGIALGVYSLMGDDLGAEFERFLRWVKLDPEHKFFAALGDRFETITPSHLSWIASGTLLYALLLFVESAGLMFRASWAGWLAIGETAFFIPLEIHELVRRSSWIVSFLLVVNVVIVWYLTRNRRRLFYHG; encoded by the coding sequence ATGCCGACCAGAAAAAGAAAGATCCCCCCAACCAAGAGCCGCAGAGACAAACCCGCCGCGGGGCTGTATACGATCATCGCGGTCAAGCTCCTCAAGAGCCTGCTGCTGTTCGGGATCGCCCTGGGGGTCTACAGCCTGATGGGCGACGATCTCGGCGCGGAGTTCGAGAGGTTCCTGCGCTGGGTGAAGCTCGACCCCGAGCACAAGTTCTTCGCCGCGCTCGGCGACCGGTTCGAGACGATCACTCCCTCGCACCTTAGCTGGATCGCCTCGGGGACCCTGCTTTACGCCCTTCTCCTCTTCGTGGAAAGCGCCGGCCTGATGTTCCGCGCCTCGTGGGCCGGCTGGCTGGCGATCGGCGAGACGGCCTTCTTCATACCGCTTGAGATCCACGAGCTGGTGCGCCGATCCTCCTGGATCGTCTCGTTCCTCCTCGTGGTGAACGTCGTGATCGTCTGGTATCTGACCCGAAACCGCCGGCGGCTGTTCTATCACGGCTGA
- a CDS encoding efflux RND transporter periplasmic adaptor subunit, with protein MAVMLLVMAGFIATVGLFKFRQIQAASSGAGFQPPPEAVTTLVAREQPWELTLTAIGTAAAVQGVTVSADLPGIVEAITFESGRAVKRGAALVRLDARQEKAQLTAAEAQRDLDLLNLDRARGLREQGITSQADYDRITAETKQAEARVGEIRALIDRKVIRAPFTGILGIRQVNLGQYLKGGDPVVPLQAIDPIHVDFSVPQESIGQARAGREVRVAVEGQPGDTTGKITAVDSVIDPATRNIHVQASLPNPEARLQPGMFVRVEVVLPERESVVALPASAVRYAPYGNSVFIVQDMKGPKGESYRGVRQEFVKLGGGRGDQIVVLSGVKPGEEVVTSGVFKLRNGAAVLVNNEVRPANNPAPKPEDS; from the coding sequence ATGGCAGTCATGCTGCTCGTGATGGCCGGCTTCATCGCGACGGTCGGCTTGTTCAAGTTCCGGCAGATTCAGGCCGCCAGCTCGGGGGCAGGGTTCCAGCCTCCTCCCGAGGCGGTCACGACCCTGGTCGCCCGCGAGCAGCCCTGGGAACTGACGCTGACCGCGATCGGGACGGCGGCGGCGGTCCAGGGGGTCACCGTCAGCGCCGACCTTCCGGGGATCGTCGAGGCGATCACCTTCGAATCGGGAAGGGCGGTCAAGCGCGGCGCAGCGCTCGTGAGGCTCGACGCCCGGCAGGAAAAGGCGCAGCTCACGGCGGCCGAGGCGCAGCGCGACCTCGATCTTCTCAATCTCGATCGGGCGCGCGGGTTGAGGGAGCAGGGGATCACGTCGCAGGCCGACTACGATCGCATTACGGCCGAAACGAAGCAGGCGGAGGCGCGGGTCGGGGAGATTCGGGCGCTGATCGATCGGAAAGTAATCCGCGCGCCGTTCACAGGAATCCTCGGAATCCGCCAGGTGAACCTCGGACAGTACTTGAAAGGCGGCGACCCGGTCGTTCCCCTCCAGGCCATCGACCCGATCCACGTCGACTTCTCGGTGCCGCAGGAGAGCATCGGCCAGGCGCGCGCCGGCCGGGAAGTGCGCGTCGCCGTCGAAGGCCAGCCGGGAGACACGACGGGCAAGATCACGGCCGTGGACTCGGTCATCGACCCGGCCACCCGGAACATCCACGTCCAGGCGAGCCTTCCCAATCCCGAAGCGCGGCTGCAGCCGGGGATGTTCGTGCGGGTCGAAGTGGTCCTGCCGGAGCGCGAATCGGTCGTCGCGCTTCCCGCCTCGGCGGTCCGCTACGCGCCTTACGGGAATTCGGTCTTCATCGTGCAGGACATGAAGGGTCCCAAGGGAGAGTCCTACCGCGGGGTCCGCCAGGAGTTCGTCAAGCTCGGCGGCGGCCGCGGCGATCAGATCGTGGTGCTTTCCGGCGTCAAGCCCGGGGAGGAAGTGGTCACGTCGGGGGTCTTCAAGCTGCGGAACGGCGCCGCGGTCCTCGTGAACAACGAGGTCCGGCCCGCCAACAACCCCGCTCCCAAGCCCGAGGACAGCTGA
- a CDS encoding efflux RND transporter permease subunit, which produces MSITDLFIRRPVLAVVVNLVILIAGLQSIRTLTVRQYPRSDIAVIQVSTAYVGANADLVRGFITTPLERVIASADGIDYIESSSAQGISSITVHLKLNYDTNAALTQIQTKVAQVRNDLPPEAQAPVIEVQTADTEFAGMYIGFSSAKLDQNQITDYLTRVVQPKLSAISGVQRADILGGRTFAMRIWLKPERMAALGISPSDVRDALAKNNYLSALGRTKGSMVSVNLVANTDLETPEEFRQLVVKEQNGALVRLGEIADVVLGAENYDEDVRFDGQTATFMGIWVLPSANSLDVIRAVRGALPGIRAQLPAGIKLGVPYDSTLYIEHAIDEVLKTLSETLLIVIIVIFLFLGSFRAVLIPVVAIPISLIGAIFLMLIAGFTINLLTLLAIVLSVGLVVDDAIVMVENVERHLHLGRPPLQAALQAARELVGPIIAMTITLAAVYAPIGIQGGLTGALFREFAFTLAGAVIVSGIVALTLSPMMGSRLLKAGDTERGFAGFINRRFEAFRRLYARILAGTLESRPVVLVLWVLIVLLMAPFYLFSQKELAPGEDQGVVFAIVQSSANSTLDQTRLFASKMNQVFQSFPESAGTFQIMSPTGGFGGMVTKPWSERTKTSEQLRLEASAALAKIPGVRFIPLTPPPLPGGGGFPVDFAVASTAEPAQVAEFADQLVQKAFASGLFMFADTDVKFDQPQAEVVLDRDLVRSLNVNLSDAGGDLSAMLGGNFVNRFSSQGRSYKVIPQVKRAERLNPDQLQSVYVSGPDGRLVPLSTFATLKTTVEPRELKRFQQLNAVRVQGVIPPGTSLDQALGFLEEESRHLLPQDFTVDYAGESRQLRTEGSKFLGTFILSAILIYLVLAAQFESFRDPFIILAGSVPLALSGALLFSFLGFTTLNIYSQVGLITLVGLVSKNGILIVQFANHLQETGLDKLRAVIEAAGTRLRPILMTTAATVVGHLPLVFAKGPGAGARNSIGIMLVSGMIIGTFFTLFIVPSIYVLVARRHAAGETAEPPPEPPFAEPQPVSP; this is translated from the coding sequence ATGTCGATCACCGATCTGTTCATCCGGCGGCCCGTCCTGGCCGTCGTCGTCAACCTCGTCATCCTGATCGCCGGCCTGCAGTCGATCCGCACCCTCACCGTCCGTCAATACCCCCGCAGCGACATCGCGGTGATCCAGGTTTCCACGGCGTACGTGGGGGCGAACGCCGATCTCGTCCGCGGCTTCATCACCACGCCGCTCGAGCGGGTGATCGCGAGCGCCGACGGCATCGACTACATCGAATCGTCGAGCGCGCAGGGAATCAGCAGCATCACCGTCCACTTGAAGCTGAACTACGACACGAACGCCGCCCTCACCCAGATCCAGACGAAGGTGGCGCAGGTCCGCAACGATCTCCCGCCGGAGGCGCAGGCCCCGGTCATCGAGGTCCAGACCGCGGACACGGAGTTCGCGGGGATGTACATCGGCTTCTCCTCCGCGAAGCTGGACCAGAATCAGATCACCGATTACCTCACGCGGGTCGTGCAGCCGAAGCTCAGCGCCATCAGCGGCGTGCAGCGGGCGGACATCCTGGGCGGCCGGACCTTCGCCATGCGGATCTGGCTCAAGCCGGAGCGCATGGCGGCGCTCGGAATCTCCCCCTCCGACGTGCGGGACGCGCTCGCGAAGAACAACTATCTCTCGGCCCTCGGAAGGACCAAGGGGTCGATGGTGTCGGTCAACCTCGTCGCCAACACCGATCTGGAGACTCCCGAGGAATTTCGGCAGCTGGTGGTCAAGGAGCAGAACGGCGCGCTGGTACGGCTCGGCGAGATCGCGGATGTCGTCCTCGGCGCGGAAAACTACGATGAGGACGTCCGTTTCGACGGCCAGACCGCGACTTTCATGGGAATCTGGGTTCTCCCCTCGGCCAATTCGCTCGACGTGATCCGAGCGGTCCGCGGGGCGCTGCCCGGGATTCGGGCGCAGCTCCCCGCGGGAATCAAGCTCGGAGTCCCCTATGACTCGACGCTGTACATCGAGCATGCCATCGACGAGGTCCTGAAGACCCTCTCCGAGACGCTGCTCATCGTCATCATCGTCATCTTCCTGTTCCTCGGATCGTTCCGCGCGGTGCTCATCCCGGTGGTCGCCATTCCCATCTCGTTGATCGGCGCGATCTTCCTCATGCTGATCGCGGGATTCACGATCAACCTCCTGACGCTGCTCGCCATCGTCCTGTCGGTCGGGCTGGTGGTCGACGACGCGATCGTGATGGTGGAGAACGTCGAGAGGCACCTCCACCTCGGCCGGCCCCCGCTCCAGGCCGCGCTCCAGGCGGCCCGCGAGCTGGTCGGTCCGATCATCGCCATGACGATCACCCTCGCCGCGGTCTACGCCCCGATCGGTATCCAGGGAGGACTGACCGGGGCGCTGTTCCGGGAGTTCGCCTTCACGTTGGCCGGGGCGGTCATCGTGTCCGGGATCGTGGCGCTGACCCTCTCCCCCATGATGGGGTCGAGGCTGCTCAAGGCGGGCGACACGGAGCGGGGCTTCGCCGGCTTCATCAACCGCCGGTTCGAAGCGTTTCGGCGCCTCTATGCGCGCATCCTGGCGGGAACGCTGGAATCGAGACCGGTGGTCCTGGTCCTTTGGGTCCTCATCGTCCTGCTAATGGCGCCGTTCTATCTCTTCTCCCAGAAGGAGCTCGCCCCGGGCGAAGACCAGGGAGTCGTCTTCGCGATCGTGCAGTCCTCGGCCAACTCGACGCTGGATCAGACGAGGCTCTTCGCCTCCAAGATGAACCAGGTCTTTCAGTCTTTCCCGGAATCGGCCGGCACGTTCCAGATCATGTCGCCGACCGGCGGTTTCGGCGGCATGGTCACGAAACCCTGGAGCGAGCGGACGAAAACCTCTGAGCAGCTTCGGCTGGAGGCCTCCGCCGCGCTCGCCAAGATCCCGGGAGTGCGGTTCATTCCGCTGACGCCTCCCCCGCTCCCGGGCGGCGGGGGATTCCCGGTCGATTTCGCCGTCGCCTCCACGGCGGAGCCGGCCCAGGTGGCCGAGTTCGCGGATCAGCTCGTCCAGAAAGCCTTCGCGAGCGGCTTGTTCATGTTCGCCGACACCGACGTGAAGTTCGATCAGCCCCAGGCCGAGGTGGTCCTGGATCGCGATCTGGTCCGCTCCCTGAACGTGAATCTGAGCGACGCGGGGGGCGATCTCTCGGCGATGCTGGGTGGGAACTTCGTCAACCGGTTCAGCAGCCAAGGGCGCAGCTACAAAGTCATCCCCCAGGTGAAGCGCGCCGAGCGCCTCAACCCCGATCAGCTCCAGAGCGTCTACGTGTCGGGGCCCGACGGACGGCTGGTTCCGCTTTCCACCTTCGCCACGCTGAAGACGACGGTCGAGCCGCGCGAGCTGAAGCGCTTCCAACAGCTCAACGCGGTGCGGGTCCAGGGGGTGATTCCCCCCGGCACCTCCCTCGATCAGGCGCTCGGGTTCCTCGAGGAGGAATCGCGGCATCTCCTGCCGCAGGATTTCACGGTCGACTACGCGGGAGAATCGCGGCAGCTCCGGACCGAGGGCAGCAAGTTCCTCGGGACGTTCATCCTCTCGGCGATTCTCATCTACCTCGTCCTCGCCGCGCAATTCGAGAGCTTCCGGGATCCCTTCATCATCCTCGCCGGCTCGGTCCCCCTGGCCCTCTCCGGCGCGCTGCTGTTCTCGTTTCTCGGCTTCACCACGCTGAACATCTACAGCCAGGTCGGTCTAATCACACTCGTCGGGCTGGTCTCCAAGAACGGCATCCTGATCGTCCAGTTCGCCAACCATCTGCAGGAGACCGGGCTGGACAAGCTGCGCGCCGTCATCGAGGCGGCCGGAACGCGGCTTCGCCCGATCCTGATGACCACCGCCGCGACCGTCGTCGGCCACCTGCCGCTGGTCTTCGCGAAGGGACCCGGCGCCGGCGCCCGCAACAGCATCGGCATCATGCTGGTCTCCGGAATGATCATCGGGACCTTCTTCACCCTGTTCATCGTCCCCTCCATCTACGTCCTCGTCGCCCGCCGGCACGCGGCCGGGGAAACGGCCGAGCCCCCGCCGGAACCTCCTTTCGCCGAGCCGCAACCCGTCTCCCCCTAG
- a CDS encoding EAL domain-containing protein has protein sequence MQPDRLPPWRRHLEKLGHQMVAGAAGTLSHARPALGSRTALYAACGFLFGLSLTLGGYLVDFYALYHSLPRNFGLAIVEGLHEVTPVHYFTDGFALLLGIAGGIVGRLHDRLRFYSNHLEELVSARTEDLRRSEERYALAARGANDGLWDWDLVTGEVYYSPRWKLRLGLKDQEVGADPEEWLGRLHPEDVDNVRARIQGYLAGGTATLTAEYRMRHADGSYRWMLARGMAVRDGKSGTPLRMAGSQTDIDERKKLEEQLMHLALHDPMTGLPNRALLLDRLRHAFERAKKRRQDSLAIIFLDVDRFKNINDSLGHYLGDSVLREIAQRLAECLTELGQRKAKPGARGLGRKRSSWTLARMGGDEFTVLIEEIDSLRDATEAVKHIESAFIEPILVEGREHFVTLSTGIVIGPAGYEHAEDLLRDADTAMYRAKAGGRGRCEVFDQKMLTIVREQLRLETDLYRALERNQLYLAYQPIVDLRSGRLVGVEALARWNHPERGLIHPEKFIPIAEETGLILQLGRWILREACRQLRRWTEMSPQARDLEMSINLSLRQLYGPELEAEAIAAAADTRLDFRSIHLEITESLFMQHPKVVARAMARLRKRGFKVSIDDFGTGHSSLAMLHKLPVDSLKIDRTFVTQLGQRKEARHIIEAILRLSEALGLQTVAEGIETKEQLENLQDIDCPLGQGHLFSPPVKSEILEPLILSDVPIVAPVARRRRSAG, from the coding sequence ATGCAGCCTGATCGCCTCCCGCCCTGGAGGCGTCACCTCGAGAAACTCGGCCATCAGATGGTTGCCGGGGCCGCCGGGACTCTGTCGCACGCCCGCCCGGCGCTTGGGTCCCGGACCGCGCTGTACGCGGCGTGCGGCTTCCTATTCGGGTTGAGCCTGACACTCGGCGGCTATCTGGTGGATTTCTACGCCCTTTACCATTCCCTGCCGCGGAATTTCGGTCTCGCCATCGTCGAGGGATTGCACGAGGTCACCCCGGTCCACTACTTCACCGACGGATTCGCCCTCCTCCTCGGGATCGCCGGCGGGATCGTCGGGCGGCTCCATGACAGGCTGCGGTTCTACTCCAACCATCTCGAGGAGCTGGTCTCCGCGCGAACCGAAGATCTCCGGCGGAGCGAGGAGCGCTATGCGCTCGCGGCGCGCGGCGCGAACGACGGCCTGTGGGACTGGGATCTCGTCACGGGAGAGGTCTACTATTCGCCCCGCTGGAAGCTCCGTCTCGGCCTGAAGGACCAGGAAGTGGGAGCCGACCCGGAGGAGTGGCTCGGCCGGCTGCATCCGGAAGACGTGGACAACGTCCGAGCCCGCATCCAAGGCTATCTGGCGGGAGGCACCGCCACGTTGACCGCCGAATATCGCATGCGTCACGCGGACGGCTCCTACCGGTGGATGCTCGCTCGCGGAATGGCGGTGCGCGACGGGAAGTCGGGCACGCCGCTCCGGATGGCCGGCTCGCAGACCGACATCGACGAGCGCAAGAAGCTCGAAGAGCAGCTGATGCACCTCGCGCTTCACGACCCCATGACGGGTCTCCCGAATCGCGCTCTTCTCCTGGATCGCCTGCGGCACGCGTTTGAGCGGGCGAAGAAGCGGAGACAGGACAGCCTGGCGATCATCTTCCTGGACGTGGACCGTTTCAAGAACATCAACGACTCCTTGGGCCACTACCTGGGCGACAGCGTCCTTAGGGAGATCGCGCAGCGCCTCGCCGAGTGCCTGACGGAATTGGGACAGCGGAAAGCGAAGCCGGGCGCCCGAGGTCTCGGGCGCAAGCGATCGAGCTGGACCCTGGCCCGGATGGGGGGAGACGAATTCACCGTGCTGATCGAGGAAATCGATTCCCTGCGCGACGCCACGGAAGCCGTGAAGCACATCGAATCCGCTTTCATCGAGCCGATCCTCGTCGAGGGCCGGGAGCACTTCGTCACCCTCAGCACCGGGATCGTGATCGGTCCCGCGGGATACGAACACGCGGAGGACCTGCTGCGGGATGCGGACACCGCGATGTATCGCGCGAAAGCCGGCGGACGCGGACGTTGTGAGGTCTTCGACCAGAAGATGCTGACCATCGTCCGGGAGCAGCTTCGGCTCGAGACCGATTTGTACCGGGCCCTGGAGCGGAACCAGCTCTATCTCGCCTATCAGCCGATCGTGGACCTGCGCAGCGGCCGGCTCGTGGGGGTGGAGGCCCTGGCGCGATGGAATCATCCGGAGCGGGGCTTGATCCATCCGGAGAAGTTCATCCCCATCGCGGAGGAGACGGGCCTGATCCTGCAATTGGGACGCTGGATCCTTCGGGAAGCCTGCCGCCAGCTCCGGCGTTGGACGGAAATGTCGCCCCAGGCGCGGGATCTGGAGATGAGCATCAACCTGTCGCTCCGCCAGCTCTACGGCCCCGAGCTCGAAGCGGAAGCGATCGCCGCGGCGGCGGACACGAGACTCGATTTCCGGAGTATCCATCTCGAGATCACCGAGAGCCTCTTCATGCAGCACCCCAAGGTCGTGGCCCGCGCGATGGCGCGCCTCAGAAAGCGAGGATTCAAGGTCTCCATCGACGACTTCGGAACGGGCCATTCCTCGCTGGCGATGCTTCACAAGCTCCCGGTCGACTCGCTGAAGATCGACCGCACGTTCGTGACCCAGCTGGGGCAAAGGAAGGAAGCGCGGCACATCATCGAGGCGATTCTCCGCCTGAGCGAGGCGCTGGGCCTTCAGACCGTCGCCGAGGGGATCGAAACCAAGGAGCAGCTCGAGAATCTGCAAGACATCGATTGCCCCCTCGGCCAGGGACACCTCTTCTCCCCCCCCGTGAAGAGCGAGATCCTGGAGCCGCTCATCCTCTCGGACGTCCCGATCGTTGCCCCGGTCGCACGCCGGCGACGATCGGCGGGCTGA
- a CDS encoding DMT family transporter, translating into MITPGLPGEKGRERTAPAPFFAPGPAARTAVLTVLALTAFAANSVLCRLALRGSAIDAGSFTALRLASGAAALGLLTALRGHHGPGGSWNEALLLFLYAAAFSFAYLRLSAGTGALVLFASVQITMIAAGHRLGERPGRFEWAGLALAFGGLVGLLLPGWTAPSWAGLGLMGAAGIAWGGYSLRGRGQKEVLIATRGNFTRAVVPALGVGLLVWPSSRWSVRGALLAVVSGALTSGLGYVLWYAALQGLTATRAAIVQLAVPVLVAMAGVLFLSEGITLRLALSSGLILAGIGLAILGRRGA; encoded by the coding sequence ATGATCACTCCGGGATTGCCCGGGGAAAAGGGGCGGGAGCGAACGGCTCCCGCCCCTTTTTTTGCTCCCGGGCCGGCGGCCCGCACCGCCGTCCTGACGGTCTTGGCCCTGACGGCGTTCGCGGCGAACTCCGTCCTCTGCCGGCTGGCGTTGCGCGGCTCCGCGATCGACGCCGGGAGCTTCACGGCGCTGCGCCTCGCTTCGGGAGCGGCGGCGCTCGGCCTCCTGACCGCGCTGCGAGGCCATCACGGCCCCGGCGGATCCTGGAACGAGGCCCTCCTCCTCTTTCTCTACGCCGCGGCGTTCTCCTTCGCCTATCTGAGGCTGAGCGCCGGGACGGGAGCCCTCGTCCTCTTCGCCTCCGTCCAGATCACGATGATCGCCGCGGGTCATCGTCTGGGAGAGCGCCCCGGCCGGTTCGAATGGGCGGGCCTGGCGCTCGCCTTCGGGGGCCTCGTCGGTCTCCTCCTTCCCGGATGGACGGCGCCCTCCTGGGCCGGACTCGGTCTGATGGGCGCCGCGGGAATCGCGTGGGGGGGCTATTCGCTGAGGGGCCGCGGGCAAAAGGAGGTCCTGATCGCCACCCGCGGCAATTTCACCCGCGCCGTGGTTCCGGCGCTTGGCGTGGGACTCCTCGTCTGGCCGTCGTCGCGGTGGTCGGTCCGGGGCGCCCTGCTCGCCGTCGTCTCCGGCGCGCTCACCTCCGGCCTGGGCTACGTCCTCTGGTACGCCGCGCTGCAGGGGCTCACGGCGACGCGGGCCGCCATCGTCCAGCTGGCGGTCCCGGTGCTCGTGGCGATGGCGGGGGTCCTGTTTCTCTCCGAGGGGATCACCCTGCGTCTCGCGCTCTCCTCGGGCCTCATCCTCGCGGGGATCGGCTTGGCCATCCTGGGACGAAGAGGAGCCTGA